From one Melospiza melodia melodia isolate bMelMel2 chromosome 6, bMelMel2.pri, whole genome shotgun sequence genomic stretch:
- the CDKN3 gene encoding cyclin-dependent kinase inhibitor 3, with protein sequence DRDRDRDPGTAEGPGPTMSPPLSAAAPADGFASSDDEAAEEDPSPLHISWLSLSPLYSSEFLGLCSLPGCRFKDIRRNLQKDIGELKSCGIQDVFVLCTRGELSKYRVPNLIDTYQQHGMCVHHHPIPDGNAPDIATCCKILEELRACLENKQKTMIHCYGGLGRSCLVAACLLLQLSDTLAPQQVIESLRNLRGSGAIQTIKQYNFLHDFREKLAAHLATKEPPLRSASR encoded by the exons gatcgggatcgggatcgggatcccGGTACTGCCGAGGGTCCCGGCCCCACGATGAGCCCCCCGCTCTCCGCTGCGGCGCCAGCCGACGGCTTCGCCTCCTCAGACGATGAGGCCGCCGAGGAGGACCCGAGCCCGCTCCACATCTCCTG GTTGTCTTTGTCTCCTCTCTACTCTTCAGAGTTCCTGGGACTATGTTCCCTTCCAG GTTGCAGGTTCAAGGATATCAGAAGAAATCTTCAGAAAGATATAG GAGAACTAAAGAGCTGTGGGATCCAGGATGTTTTTGTGCTTTGTACCAGAGGAGAGCTCTCAAAATACCGAGTACCAAACCTGATTGACACCTACCAGCAGCACGGGATGTGTGTGCACCACCACCCCATTCCTGATGGGAATGCTCCCGACATTGCCACCTGCTGCAAGATCCTGGAAGAGCTCAGAGCCTGCCTGGAAAATAAGCAGAAAACAATGATACA cTGTTATGGTGGCCTTGGACGCTCATGTCTTG tggctgcctgtctccTGCTCCAGCTTTCAGACACGTTGGCACCTCAGCAGGTGATCGAGAGCCTCAGGAACCTGAGAGGATCAGGGGCCATACAGACCATCAAG CAGTACAATTTCCTCCATGACTTCCGGGAGAAGCTGGCTGCACACCTGGCCACCAAGGAGCCGCCGCTGAGATCGGCGTCGCGGTAG